A single region of the Deinococcus aestuarii genome encodes:
- a CDS encoding type IV toxin-antitoxin system AbiEi family antitoxin domain-containing protein — protein MAGEGAEPVLELFAHHGGYLTSRDAARAGVPGVTLT, from the coding sequence ATGGCAGGTGAAGGGGCGGAACCGGTGCTCGAACTGTTCGCCCACCACGGCGGGTACCTGACCTCACGGGACGCGGCGCGGGCAGGCGTGCCGGGCGTGACCCTCACCTGA
- a CDS encoding tyrosine-type recombinase/integrase, protein MTLDVYRGSALDRAKGWGDLLPEERRRRAVEAARDRDGEALWSLTEAYLTLHGASGTATSPRTLKAYRWAVGRFLAYVGEQAVNLLRMTTEDGVRFVRTVEAGGLSPASTRVQLAGVRLFYKALRWAEASQAAPFSDVQPVRDKTAAWDKRSPYSEAEVRALLDAAEPRMQALLLLCAHGGLRISEALALQWADVNLAARELIVRSGKGGKRRKVVFGESLRAALASLPRGEAVIGGSYPAAVERLQRLCGRAGVSYRGHHALRHYAGTRLMREGATLDDVARHLGHSALETARIYAKWSEEGLRRRLSGW, encoded by the coding sequence ATGACACTCGACGTGTACCGGGGCTCAGCCCTCGACCGGGCCAAGGGCTGGGGTGACCTGCTGCCTGAAGAGAGGAGACGCCGGGCAGTCGAGGCGGCAAGGGACCGGGACGGGGAGGCCCTGTGGAGTCTGACCGAGGCGTACCTCACCCTGCACGGAGCGAGCGGGACGGCGACCAGCCCCCGGACCTTGAAGGCCTACCGCTGGGCGGTCGGGCGGTTCCTAGCGTATGTGGGGGAGCAGGCGGTGAACCTGCTGCGAATGACGACCGAGGATGGAGTTCGTTTTGTCCGGACGGTCGAGGCGGGGGGGCTGAGTCCGGCGAGTACCCGGGTGCAGCTCGCGGGGGTGCGGCTGTTCTATAAGGCGTTACGCTGGGCGGAGGCGAGTCAGGCTGCTCCGTTCTCCGACGTGCAGCCGGTTCGCGACAAGACGGCAGCGTGGGACAAGCGCTCCCCCTACAGCGAAGCGGAGGTGCGGGCGTTGTTGGACGCGGCCGAGCCCCGAATGCAGGCCCTGCTGCTGCTGTGCGCGCATGGCGGCCTTCGAATCAGCGAAGCCCTAGCTTTGCAGTGGGCGGACGTCAACCTCGCCGCACGCGAACTGATAGTGCGCTCGGGCAAGGGTGGGAAGCGACGCAAGGTCGTGTTCGGGGAGAGCCTCCGGGCAGCCCTGGCCTCCTTGCCTCGTGGGGAAGCCGTGATCGGGGGCAGCTACCCGGCGGCGGTGGAGCGGCTCCAGCGGTTGTGCGGTCGGGCGGGCGTCTCCTACCGGGGGCACCACGCCCTGCGGCACTATGCCGGGACGCGGCTGATGCGGGAGGGCGCGACCCTCGATGACGTGGCCCGGCACCTGGGCCACTCCGCGCTGGAGACGGCGCGCATCTACGCCAAGTGGAGTGAGGAGGGACTGAGGCGGCGGCTCTCCGGCTGGTGA
- a CDS encoding type II toxin-antitoxin system HicB family antitoxin, whose protein sequence is MQDPYLALIKEQGGSWQASFPDLPDLHVGAESEDALRGKLPEALRDHLHEMAANDFQPPSPSAPEPSAPAVFMWVCPALDAFQEKPSEKLLDFSKAEFDRVLANAKVAEERARQNGVVALATIPILSFLKTSNIQDLDRLLFAACFILILVVVYLTALAVQNQKVQGMGWSVAELETEIEAVYKGCKTYRDLLRLRRSRCTPELKAPRS, encoded by the coding sequence ATGCAAGACCCATACCTGGCGCTGATTAAAGAGCAGGGCGGAAGCTGGCAGGCTAGCTTTCCCGATCTGCCCGACCTGCACGTGGGGGCTGAGAGTGAGGACGCTCTGCGCGGGAAGCTGCCCGAGGCCTTACGCGACCACCTGCATGAGATGGCGGCGAATGACTTCCAGCCGCCTTCGCCCTCAGCACCTGAGCCGTCTGCCCCCGCGGTATTCATGTGGGTGTGCCCAGCTCTCGACGCTTTCCAGGAGAAACCTAGCGAGAAGCTGCTGGATTTCTCGAAGGCGGAATTCGACCGGGTGCTGGCGAATGCCAAGGTCGCCGAGGAGCGGGCACGACAGAATGGAGTCGTCGCCCTGGCGACCATCCCGATCCTGAGCTTCCTGAAAACCTCGAACATTCAAGACCTCGACCGGCTTCTGTTCGCCGCCTGCTTCATTCTGATCCTGGTGGTGGTGTACCTGACGGCGCTCGCCGTTCAGAACCAGAAGGTCCAGGGGATGGGATGGAGTGTCGCCGAGCTGGAAACGGAGATTGAGGCGGTATACAAAGGGTGTAAGACGTATCGGGATCTTCTGAGACTTCGCCGTTCGCGTTGTACTCCTGAGCTCAAAGCGCCAAGGTCGTGA
- a CDS encoding phosphotransferase: MNASGDDSLRSSETAQGPALHPLRETSVYHPVAVYRCGDTVVKETGPWAASVHALLGHLQDNGFQGAPRVVGTGFDAQGREILTYIEGEFTHPGPWSLEGAAAVGTLLRQLHDVTASFHPPRDAVWFPWFGRALGEGARVIGHGDVAPWNIVARQGRPVALIDWERAGPVDPRVELAQACWLNAKLHDDLVAELEGLPPLRERARQLRAMVDAYGLSAAQRRGFVELMIEFVVHDTANEADEARIGPEGGAATPKLLWGLAWRARAAAWLCRHRRVLENALS, encoded by the coding sequence GTGAACGCCTCTGGCGATGACAGCTTGAGGTCCAGCGAGACCGCCCAGGGTCCTGCGCTGCACCCCCTGCGGGAGACGAGTGTTTACCACCCCGTCGCCGTGTATCGCTGTGGCGACACCGTCGTCAAGGAAACCGGGCCCTGGGCGGCCAGCGTCCATGCCCTGCTCGGGCACCTCCAGGACAACGGCTTCCAGGGCGCTCCCCGGGTCGTGGGTACGGGCTTCGACGCGCAAGGGCGCGAAATCCTCACCTATATCGAGGGCGAGTTCACGCATCCCGGCCCGTGGAGCCTGGAGGGCGCCGCTGCGGTCGGGACCCTGCTGCGTCAACTCCACGACGTCACGGCCAGCTTCCATCCACCGCGGGACGCCGTCTGGTTTCCCTGGTTCGGCCGCGCCCTGGGGGAAGGGGCGCGGGTCATCGGGCACGGCGACGTGGCCCCATGGAACATCGTGGCCCGTCAGGGTCGTCCTGTCGCCCTGATCGACTGGGAGCGCGCCGGTCCCGTTGATCCCCGGGTGGAACTGGCGCAGGCGTGCTGGCTGAACGCCAAGCTGCACGACGATCTGGTGGCGGAACTCGAAGGGCTGCCTCCGCTTCGGGAGCGCGCCCGCCAGTTGCGCGCGATGGTGGACGCCTACGGCCTCTCCGCCGCGCAGCGGAGGGGGTTCGTGGAGCTGATGATCGAATTCGTTGTGCATGACACGGCGAACGAGGCCGACGAGGCGAGGATCGGGCCGGAAGGCGGGGCGGCCACCCCGAAATTACTGTGGGGCCTGGCCTGGCGGGCGCGTGCCGCCGCCTGGCTGTGCCGCCATCGCCGCGTCCTCGAGAACGCACTGAGCTGA